The following proteins are encoded in a genomic region of Clostridium kluyveri:
- a CDS encoding MgtC/SapB family protein, producing the protein MTLMDFLLRVITALILGGIIGIERQYRHRMAGIHTNALVCVGSCLFVFSSFLIDTGDKTRIAAQVVTGVGFLGGGVIMRDGFNIKGLNTAATLWCTAAIGVLVSVGDLTYAFIGALVVAILNSLSAPISKRIYKVKSQQGDEEEYLYTISIKCDENEEFHIRTFLMHMLAEEKIVLRNLESDNTETPGVVFVTSKIMSMGKNDMSIEKIVSKISLSSGVLAIGWEVSQ; encoded by the coding sequence ATGACTTTAATGGATTTTTTGCTTAGGGTGATCACAGCTCTTATTTTAGGTGGAATTATTGGAATTGAGAGACAATATAGGCATAGGATGGCGGGGATTCATACAAACGCATTGGTATGTGTAGGCTCTTGTCTATTTGTATTTTCTTCTTTTTTAATAGACACAGGAGATAAAACACGTATTGCAGCTCAAGTAGTCACTGGTGTAGGATTTTTAGGCGGCGGCGTGATAATGAGAGATGGATTTAATATAAAAGGATTGAATACTGCAGCTACACTATGGTGTACAGCTGCAATTGGAGTATTGGTAAGTGTAGGGGATCTTACCTATGCCTTTATAGGTGCACTGGTTGTGGCAATTCTTAATAGTTTGTCTGCACCTATTTCCAAAAGAATATATAAAGTAAAATCACAACAAGGAGATGAAGAAGAGTATTTATATACCATAAGTATAAAGTGTGATGAAAATGAAGAATTCCACATAAGAACTTTTTTAATGCATATGTTGGCAGAAGAAAAAATAGTTCTTAGAAATTTGGAAAGTGATAATACGGAAACTCCAGGGGTTGTTTTTGTCACATCTAAAATTATGAGTATGGGGAAAAATGATATGAGTATAGAAAAGATAGTAAGTAAAATAAGTTTAAGTTCGGGAGTTTTAGCAATTGGATGGGAAGTAAGCCAATAA